The nucleotide sequence AAGGCGGTTTGTTTGGCGCGATCAAACGTTTAGCGAGTGGCGAGTCATTTTTCATCAACACCTTTACTGCAGGGCAATCGGGTGGAAGTGTTGATCTCGCTGCTACGCTTGCGGGGGATATGCAAGCGATCGAAATGGATCTAAGCACCAACTTGATCGTCCAGAGTGGCTCCTATGTCTGCAGTGAGCCTGGGTTAAAGATCGATCTTGGCTGGACGGGTTTTAAATCGCTCTTTGCTAAAGAGGGTTTGTTTTGGCTGAACATCAGTGGGTCAGGCAAGCTGGTGATAAATAGTTTCGGTGCTATCTTTCCAATAGATATTGACGGCGAATACGTCGTCGATACCGGCCATATCGTCGCATTCGATGAGACCTTGGATTATTCCCTGTCAAAAGCAGGTAAGAGTTGGGTGTCATCTTTTCTGGGGGGCGAGGGCTTCGTCTGTCGCTTCAAAGGTACTGGCAGCGTTTGGTGTCAGTCGCATAACTCACCCGGCTTCGGCAAGCGTATCGGTCCGATGCTGAAACCCCGTTAATCCGAAAGAATCATTATCGTGCTCATTGCTCAACCACATCCAGAGGGATATGATTTCTCATTCTCTGCAAAGCCTGATTTTGGCTTTGCCTCGGTGAACCTCAAAGCCGATCAGACAATAAAGGTCGAGGCCTCGGCCATGGCGACGATGGACACCCACATCGAAATGAAAACCAAGATGAAGGGGGGACTCGGCCGTCTCGTTTCCGGCGAGTCGCTCTTTATCAACGAATTCACAGCTTCAGGCGGGCCCGGCGAGATCGGAATCGCTCCCGGATCGCCCGGTGATATTTCTCACGTATATCTCGAAGATGAGACTATTTTCCTCCAGAATAGTGGCTTCGTCGCAGCAAGTCCTGACCTTAAAATCGAGACGAAATGGCAGGGCCTGATACGTGGGTTTTTCAATGCCGATGGCTTATTTCTTATCAAGATATCGGGCCGCGGAGATTTATTCTTTTCCACATATGGCGCTATGATCGAGGTCGATGTGGATGGCGAATATACTGTGGATAATAGCCATATGGTGGCCTTTACAGAAGGTTTGGATTATCGCGTTGATAAATTGGGCGGCTATAAGTCTTTGTTCTTTTCCGGAGAGGGTTTGGTCTCTCGCTTTACTGGCCAAGGTAGGTTGTGGGTTCAGACACGTCAGGTCCCGGCGTTTGGCTCTTGGGTTTGGCCCTTCCGTCCCAGTAAGAATAACTAATTAGGACGATTGCAAGGGCGCTCTTGTTTATCAATACCGCTCCGGTTTCTTGCTTTTGGCAATAGGCGTGCTTTTGTTCCAGAATGCTAACTGACCAGGCAAAAGCGGTCCCAGTGCCGGACTCCATAATCGAAGAATTTGAGTCCGCTTGTGGGGCGATTAATGTGAAGCGCGATGCGCGCACTCTCGAAAAACTCAGTAAGGATTATTATTGGTAT is from Opitutales bacterium and encodes:
- a CDS encoding TIGR00266 family protein — translated: MIIVLIAQPHPEGYDFSFSAKPDFGFASVNLKADQTIKVEASAMATMDTHIEMKTKMKGGLGRLVSGESLFINEFTASGGPGEIGIAPGSPGDISHVYLEDETIFLQNSGFVAASPDLKIETKWQGLIRGFFNADGLFLIKISGRGDLFFSTYGAMIEVDVDGEYTVDNSHMVAFTEGLDYRVDKLGGYKSLFFSGEGLVSRFTGQGRLWVQTRQVPAFGSWVWPFRPSKNN
- a CDS encoding TIGR00266 family protein, whose protein sequence is MDISIQHGPGNAAARVDLSPGDSIVAEGGAMISMSAGVSITTEARKRGQGGLFGAIKRLASGESFFINTFTAGQSGGSVDLAATLAGDMQAIEMDLSTNLIVQSGSYVCSEPGLKIDLGWTGFKSLFAKEGLFWLNISGSGKLVINSFGAIFPIDIDGEYVVDTGHIVAFDETLDYSLSKAGKSWVSSFLGGEGFVCRFKGTGSVWCQSHNSPGFGKRIGPMLKPR